Within the Populus trichocarpa isolate Nisqually-1 chromosome 14, P.trichocarpa_v4.1, whole genome shotgun sequence genome, the region tttcaacttattttgttttttctaaaactcCTAGAAAACACCTTAGACACCTTAATAAATCTATATATAgcctcaaaaacccaaaatatcatttcaaaacccaaaatcaactcGTAATCAAAAATATTCCAAAGCTGAGATATGTTTTTCCACACTTTATAGGTAAAAAAAGCATTTATGCCAAACTTTcttcatcaaatgaaaccaTTTGATACAAAGATCGATCATTTAGTGTATGAAATTGAcgccaataatatttttctttctctatagCTAGAATTAGGTgacatttctctctctcctctctctaaccagaaactgaaaataataaaaataaatttttataccaaaaggaaattttaaaagtttaaagggacctaaattgtataaattatattatttttaaatatcgaggatccaaatatatttttaaaaaacaatggatACACCATTCAttattgatatcttttttattgtggTCCCTCTTTTTCCAATCccattatttcttaaaaaataaaaaataaacaattagcCTTTAATCAAGATCAAATAGtccaaaattaagttttttcaacAGTAAACAGGTCATGCCTTTTAGATTTTTACTTATAGGGTCGGGATGGACAATTGAGATTAATTTAAGTAATGGACAATtgagattaatttaaaactgtCCTCAACTAATCACATCTAGCAACCAATTAAGTAATGGACACACTTCactatgaattaaattttttaaaaaatatatatgtaaaaaagaatatttaaatattgctaATGTATTATTTagcagcaaaaaaaattaattaggaagtCAAAATTAGATACATACATTTAATATAATAGATTAAGGATTATATACGTccatagatattaaaaaaaattgttaacgtTAACTAAAATGAAGTCATGAAGTTGGTAAACAGATGCAGGCTAAGATATCTGATCTTAATTTATTGGGAGccctttaatttcatatttaattatatggcaatgattttttctaataaaaaggataataatttaaatttcatcaaaacaaactaattaacaagaaaactaaagctcctattaaaattattgtgcaTTTAGAAACAATCCATTATGGATTGTAACAGTAAATGttctttggttttatttttggCTTTTGTCTGTATTTAGAAAGTGTGTTTTTCTTGGTAGTTATGCATTTTAGTGAGTTTTTATTATGGGATGGCAAcccacaattaaattaaatcattaaaaaaaattaaaagtgctcatatttttattgtagaGTGTGATGAAATCACACAATATTTCTCTTCTATTTCTTatctttctttgttgttttatgtcattcatttaataaaaataaaaaataatcatacaacatactaaaaaaaaattgaatgattcaaaataaaaataaaaaaatatctcaaattaaaaccattttttctaattataacgtgctcatttctttttatggaaatgcaaggaaaacaaaaacatgaaggTGAAAAAATCGAAAACGACATAATCTTATCAGAAAAccaataacaaatcaaatgatattttatttaataatatcacaagagtatttttaatgtatttattttaatgagtttcaaatgacctttcttttttttcccacttgATCCAAGGTGAGAatgattatttaagaaaaaaaaaacaagtgtcatctatatttttaaattgtggcttttttaatttaaaaaactatttatcaacccattttaattaaaacaacctCTAAGAAACCCTTATAACAtcaataaacttatttttcaatccaaaacacttctaaattaataaaaaaaaaacacaattaaattgaaaaaaatcatttctcaACCCAATATATTTTCCCGGcaaaatatataatcaaaaaaCACTTCAATAACACTCATCTCAAAATAGAATATAATAGCATTcgtgacatttttttattttttttagaatatgaaCAAGTAATCACTTTTTCTCtcctgttttatttttcaataatttttttctctttcaataattcttctcaacaaaaatatataaatttcaactaaaagatcaaaataaaaattgcaatgCAATTTTTTCCTAGAAGACGttgaatgaattaaaaaaaactgcattTTCCCATCACTTTCAATTTTAatgcctttatttttaatttttttataaaaagtaaatttttttttttttacaaaatcaatCATCAACCCGAtgtcataatgtttttttttttgacattataataattcaataaataacaaatcaaaataaattatctaactcaatctttaaaaaaccaataaaattaaaaaaaaattgataactaaagtaaaaaaaaaactaaaagacaaaaaaaaatagagaattacCATTCCAATCCATGCACACAAAGTTTTTAGTTAATTAGCATGGCATTGTTACCACGTTGTATGTACTTATCTCCGGTTAAGGATGCAGTTGAACTAGGTAAAAAACAACACCCTTAATGCGAGACAAACCACTGTGACAACCACCAATCAGCAGGCAAGTATCcacagtagagagagagagagagagagttaagaGAAAAACCAGAGAATTAACTGGTGAATGATCAAACCAACAACGCAAGACATGTTCAGAAAAGGCAATTCACAATACAAGCTCTTTAATTCTGTTTCTCTGTAATACTATGTAGTACCTACATTAGAATTCGAAATCAACCATTCAACAGGAATATGCTAAGGAGAGAACATTTCACATGGAAAGTTGGGCGCAAAATGCCTCTAAAAGTAGCAGACTCGCCCAAAGCATCCGGGCACCGTCACCGACATTAACCCCGGCCTCGCCCAGCACCTGTCCTCTAAAAGTAGCAGACTCGCCCAAAGCATTGTCTGGGCACCATCACCCACATTAACCTCGGCCTCGCCCTGCACCTGTCACCAAAAAGTAGAATGACATGTTTGCTTGTTCAAATTAAGCTTTCGAAAATGTGATGCATATGCAGACCAAAATAACCACAGTTCCAAACATAGtgacggaaaaaaaagagaggtagGTTGTCAAATCACAAAGctgtttttaatttagatacCAGCAACTTATAATAGGCGATAATATAATATGATGGCCTCCATAAATGCGtgcttttaacttgaaaaaactatgagcaatttttttctttttcatcgcTCTAACCAAGTCTTACCTCTGCTCCCACCAGTCTTTCCACCTGGACCACCTCTACCACGGCCACCACCCATGCCCTTGGGACCTCCATCATCAGCAAGGCCACGCCCAATCCCTTTTGCTGGCCTTCCACCGGGACCATCTTCTCTACCTCTTCCTCTTCCACGCCCCACCCCTGGTGGCTTCcgatctaaaagaaaaaaaaaagtcaatcaattaaatatgcAAGGTTCTGTATTTCTCAATATGCAAATGCAGAAATTTAAACCAATCAATTAaccaacaaaattgaaaatctcAGCTTTTCTGAATTTGTAAAACACAAAAGAACACAGAACTTAAGGCAGAGCATAAAGTAGCATAAACAACTACAAGATTAACTGCAACACTACTCAGTACAAGTATCTACGCACACTCAGCTAAAggctatatattttaatacaaaagtAACACATATAGTGGTTTTGAACTGACCAATCTTCAAAGATATTGTATTTCAAGATCAATACCCCATCATTCATTGATGTTCAGAGTATAATAATAGACCATAATTGAGAAAACATAAACCATACCTGAGCGACTCTTGGTTTCTTCTTGAACTTTATCAATTACCTACAACACAAATCAAGATCATTGGATTAGCAAAATAACCACCAAAACATTCACAAGAAAGAAGATATTGAACCACGTATCAATAAAGACTAATCAGTTTTTCAAAGCATTAGTTTATTATCAAAATCTCTCCCAAATAACAAATTTCACAAATATATTGAAATCAGGGTCCTGTGAAGCAACAATGCTAGATGGAAATCTTGCAAAGCAGTTAAATGCTACATTTTTTACACCAGTTCAGTGTGTTTTTATTAGTGGTTTCACCACCTTTTCACTATTATTCTTCAAAAACAGCCAAACATGATAGGTACCTCATCAGGAACTCGAAGATACTTGATAGTATTCCCACGAATGTAGCATTCAGGCGTTCGCCAAAACCTATCTCCATCCTACATCAAATTCCAACCCAAAACCCATATGTTaatctcaaaaaaagaaaacaaattaaaaaaaaataccactatttctgcaaaaacaaaaatactaaaagttgaattaaaaaaaaaaacatattgacaCCTTGGAGGTGCAGATGACTTCACGGAGATGGATGTTCATCCAAGTATCACAATTGACCAAATGCCCATTATAAGTCTCTCCATTTTTCAGTTCCACCAACTGTTACAACATACAAGCACCATGAATTACAAGCTGCatcaaaaaaaatgaaaaggccGTAAAACAAAGTCTACAAATTTGCACAAAGTTCTGGGCTCACAAGGTCAAATAACACAACAAGAAAAACAGAGATCTCTTGCTTACCATAGGGTGGCCTTGAGCAGTCTTAAGTAGAGAAAGAGGAAGCTGCAGAtaacccaaaacaaaacaaatgtgTCAGAGAAAGCAGGGGAAAGATGGGAGATTTAAGAAAAACCAAAGCCAGCAGTTGAGATTGTTACCATGTTTTAgggcacaaaaaaaataaaatcaagcaacCTGCAAGAAAAGCCAAGCacatgaaaaagaaagcatGAAAAAACTTAGGAAAGCACAACAGATCGAGGAGATATTAGGGTTAGAGAatattaaaagctaaaaaaaccatttgtagTTGTTGAAAACCCTAGTTTCCAAAGAGAAGAATTTAACGAGGAAGATGACAGGGTTTCTGCGAGCGATAGAGGGagtacaagaaaaagaaaaggaggaggagaggcAATCGAAACTTACCAGAGAAAGCGAATTCTTTAATGGAGAAAGTCGAGCGACCACCTTCGATATCTCTCTGCTCTAAGCGCCTCTCTGTGAAAAATGGACGCTAGTTATTACAATTACCCCTGATACTAACAATTATGGTAGCCTCTCTTTTAAAGATGAAGTCAACTATGTGACGGcacattttgttaatttataaaactatatatatatatatatatatatatatatatatatatatatatatatatatatatatatatatatataagttgaaCGTGgctgtccgggccagtttgcgttcacctcgactaatcccacgggtcctgaagttaacgaccatgtaaacttccagcggccatcatatgagcaaccacagggctcgaacttaAGACCACAAAGATAGCAAATCtcttaattctaaatttttatcactggccaccacctaaatggtttaaaactaaatataatttaacctTAAGAGGTTggctattgaaaaaaaaaaaaataaccgaaatgGATATCTCATACTATAGATCCATTTTTATCCTTCTTGCATGGCTAATATTTTCTGTGCATTGAACAATATAAATGTTGACGAAC harbors:
- the LOC7491308 gene encoding probable U6 snRNA-associated Sm-like protein LSm4; the protein is MLPLSLLKTAQGHPMLVELKNGETYNGHLVNCDTWMNIHLREVICTSKDGDRFWRTPECYIRGNTIKYLRVPDEVIDKVQEETKSRSDRKPPGVGRGRGRGREDGPGGRPAKGIGRGLADDGGPKGMGGGRGRGGPGGKTGGSRGAGRGRG